The window CACCAGAACAGAAACATTGCCGAAACCGGAAGATGCAAAAGAAGATGATCCTGCCCCTACACAAAAGGTAGACAATATCATCAATAATACAGACCCAGCCTGGACCAAACAACCTGCTGATCTCAACGATGAGGATTACAAGAGCTTCTATCGCGAGTTGTATCCAATGCAATTTGAAGAACCTCTGTTTAACATTCACCTGAATGTAGATTATCCTTTTAACCTGACAGGAATACTTTACTTTCCTAAATTAACCAATGAAGTAAATCTTCAGAAAGACCGTATCCAGCTATACCAAAACCAGGTATTTGTAACAGATAACGTCGAAGGCATTGTACCTGAGTTCCTAACCATGTTAAAAGGAGTTATTGATTCTCCCGACATTCCGCTTAATGTTTCCAGGTCTTACCTTCAGGCAGATGGAAATGTAAAGAAAATATCGAGCTATATTACCCGTAAAGTAGCTGATAAACTTTCTTCATTATTCAACAGTAACCGTGAAGACTTCGAACAAAAATGGAATGACATTAAGATTGTGATCGAATACGGGATGCTTTCCGAAGAAAAATTCTTCGATAAAGCTCAAAAATTTGCTTTATATCCAACAGTCGACAATACATATTTCACTTTTGAAGAACTAAAGGAAAAAGTAAAAGATAATCAAACCGATAAAGATGGTAATACTGTAGTGCTTTATGCCGGCAACAAAGACACTCAGCACAGTTATATAGCAGAAGCAAAAGAGCGTGGTTATGAAGTATTACTTTTAGATTCTCCAATAGTTTCTCACCTTATCCAAAAGCTGGAAACTTCTAATGAAAAAATAACTTTTGCAAGAGTTGATGCCGATTCATTGGACAATCTTATCAAGAAAGACGAAGAAAAAATTTCTAAATTATCTGACGAAGAAAAAGAAAAACTCAGCACCGTTCTTGAAGAAGTGGTACCAAAAGAAAAATACACCGTTAAACTGGAAGCATTAGATAGTGCTGCATCTCCTTTTGTTATTACACAGCCTGAATTTATGCGGAGGATGAAAGAAATGAGCGCTACAGGTGGTGGCGGAATGTTTGGCATGGGTAATATGCCTGAAATGTACAACCTGGTAGTTAACACCAATCACGACCTGATAAATCAGATTGTCAATACCAAGACGAAAGCAAAACAAGAACGATTAATCAGACAATCTTTAGACCTGGCCAGGCTATCACAAGGTTTATTACAAGGCGAAGAACTCACCAACTTCATTAAAAGAAGTTACGATATGATTAAGTAATTAAATCGACTACTATTATCATTAAGCCATTCTGAATCAGAATGGCTTTTTTTATTTATACCTCTAAAAGCAGCTACTTGGAACGGATGATCTTTATCCGT of the Zhouia spongiae genome contains:
- the htpG gene encoding molecular chaperone HtpG → MTTGNINVSVENIFPLIKKFLYSDHEIFLRELISNATDATLKLKHLTNIGEAKVDYGNPIIEVKIDKDNNRLHIIDQGIGMTADEVKKYINEVAFSGAEEFLEKYKDSAKDSGIIGHFGLGFYSAFMVADKVEIITKSFKGESAAHWSCDGSPQYNLEATDKTERGTEIILHINEDSKEFLEESKISELLNKYNKFNAIPIKFGTRTETLPKPEDAKEDDPAPTQKVDNIINNTDPAWTKQPADLNDEDYKSFYRELYPMQFEEPLFNIHLNVDYPFNLTGILYFPKLTNEVNLQKDRIQLYQNQVFVTDNVEGIVPEFLTMLKGVIDSPDIPLNVSRSYLQADGNVKKISSYITRKVADKLSSLFNSNREDFEQKWNDIKIVIEYGMLSEEKFFDKAQKFALYPTVDNTYFTFEELKEKVKDNQTDKDGNTVVLYAGNKDTQHSYIAEAKERGYEVLLLDSPIVSHLIQKLETSNEKITFARVDADSLDNLIKKDEEKISKLSDEEKEKLSTVLEEVVPKEKYTVKLEALDSAASPFVITQPEFMRRMKEMSATGGGGMFGMGNMPEMYNLVVNTNHDLINQIVNTKTKAKQERLIRQSLDLARLSQGLLQGEELTNFIKRSYDMIK